The Rickettsia endosymbiont of Cantharis rufa genome segment TTTAGACGGCGTGATAATTATAACAACACCGCAAAAAATGTCAGAAATAGACGTAGTACGCTCTATCGATTTATATCAAAAATTAGGGCTATCGATACTAGGAATAATTGAGAATATGAGTTATAGGCTTGAAAATAATAGCGGTAGCCGCTTATCACAAAAATATAATATACCTTTAATTGCTCAAATTCCTATCACATCACAAATAGCCGATGCTTGCGATAAATCGTTACCTCTTACCAACCTGCTAACATTACCTTTAGAAAAATATTTATGATGAAAATATACGTATTGGCAGATGATAGAACAGGAAACACACATCAGGCTATTGCACTTGCTGAAAAATTAACGGCATTGTTGCATAACTCGGAAAACCCACTCGGTGTCATACCGTGGCTTGACCACGGTATCCAAAAAATAACTAAAAATACTAATAATATTAGTATTTTTAGCTGGATCCCGCGGTCAAGTCGCGGGATGACAACTGAAGAATCAAGTCATACAACAGCACCAAAATTAGCTACAGATTACACTTTAATTAAACTTCAATATAATTGCTTAGCTAAATTACCGAATTTTTTACTAAAATATTATCCTATTCATATAAAAAGTGAATTATTACAGGATATCATAGCAGAACCTTTACCTGATATAATAATAACTGCCGGAAGAAGAACAGCAGTTTTAGCATTTTATTTAAAAAAGAAACTCAAAAAGGATATCAATTTAATACAAATAATGCAGCCCTCCTTGCCTTATGACGCATTTGCTACCGTTATTCTACCTTATCATGATTTGAGTAATAACCAGAATGTCATCCCGTGGCTTGACCACGGTATCCAAAAAAAAATTAAAGAGGACTGGATTCCGCGATCAAGTCGCGGAATGACAATCCCCATCAGCGGAGCTATTAACAACGTAACCGCTAAATTTACTGCCGCAAGTCTAGAACTACACAAGCATTATCCTAATCTTAAACAGTTTATCGCAGTGATGATCGGTGGTAATAATAAAAAATTCAATTTTAACGGAGATGAGGCAGTTTTATTTTCTTCATTATTAAATAAAATATATACTAATCAAAAAATACCGTTTTTCATTACTTTCAGTAGACGTACACCACAAGCCGTAAAATCTATTATTAAAAATAACATGCCGGTTTCTGTAATTATTTATGACCCGAATGAAGACACAGGATATAATCCCTATATAGCTATGCTTGCTAATGCGAAATATATAATCTCTACAGCCGACTCGATTTCAATGTGCAGTGAAGCGGCTTCAAGCGGTAAACCTCTTTATATATTCTGCCCACCAAACTTTAATTCCTCAAAGCATAAAATTTTTATAAAGCAATTAGTGGAGCAGAAAATAGCAAGAATTTTTGATGAGTCAGTAACGATGCTGGGGGAATATAACTATAAACCTTTAAATGAAGCAGAAAGAGTAGCTGAAATTATTAAATCTTTAGTCAAAAGCTGGTAATTATATAGATAAAGGTATACAATCATAGGCCGCGCCCCCGTATTGCAGCTTAGCATGAATAGTCTATAATCCTCAAACAGTAATAAGAGAGAATTATAGTTAAGGAGTTATGGCAAGAATATATGTTAAGTGTAGATCAAGAATAGATGTTAAGTGTAGATATTATAACGACACAGAAAAAGTAGTAAAGGCGGGATATTCAATTTCAAAACAACAGAGATATCAATGCAAGCAGTGTAATCGATATTTTTAACTGTAATATATTAATAATGCCTCTAAGCCTGGAGTCAAGGCTCAGATAGTAGATATGTCAATCAATGGCTCTGGAGTTAGGGATACAGTAAGAGTATTAAAAGTGGGTATCAATACGGTTATCCGTGTTTTAAAAAAAATCTAGCGTTAAAAAAGATAAATCATTCTATCAATACGATAGAAGTAATTATTGCTCCTGAAATAGATGAACAATGGTCTTATGTACAGAATAAATCCAAACAAAGATGGCTTTGATATTCTTTGGATAAGATTTTGTTAAAAGTAGTTGCTTATACTTTTGGTACAAGATGTGATAGCACATCAGAATCATTACTGAAAAAAACTGGAGGATTTTAAGGTTACTTTTTACTTTACAGATGGATGGGGAAGTTATGCTAGGTTATTAGATCCCAAAAAACACATTGTTAGTAAAAAATATACTCAACGGATAGAACGGGGTAACTTAAATCTTAGAACAAGATGCAAAAGACTGACACGTAAAACAATTTGTTTTTCCAAGTCATTGGATATTCATGATAAAGTCATCGGAACTCTTATTGAACGTATAGCCTTTTAATATCCACATCTGTAAAATGGAGGTGCGGCCAAAAATTATGCTACTGAACTTAAAAAATTACTAAATATTATCGATTCAACGACTTTATAATACCATGCAAGATTTGAACTTCTGGGGACGAAAGGTTGTTTATACGTGTAAATATGTTAGTGATATTTTGCTTCATAGCAGGCTTTTTGTCAGGAGCTTTGAAGAACCCGACTTTATCGAGTTTTTCGAATAAATTTGTTAGGAAATGTTCTATTTCTTCTTTAGTAGTTAATTTTTGAATGTTATATATATCCTCTCTAGGCATAGAATTGCGGAACAATTCATAGCATATTATAATAACCGCTTGGGCAATATTTAGTGAGCTAAATTCAGTTGTATTAATAGTGATAATCTTATTGGAAAGTACGATTTCTTCATTACTAAGCCCGTTATTTTCCCTCCCGAACATTATCCCGACTTTTTCAGAATTTGGATAATCTAAGGGCAGATTTTGTGAAAATACATAATCTTTATTCATAGTCCTTTTAATACAAGTAGTGGCGTATAAATATTCGAGGTCTTTAATACTATCCTCAAGGCTATCATAAACTTTTGCATTATCTATAATATTAACCGCTCCGACTGCATTACTACGTGCTTGCTCATTTGGCCAGCCGTCTCTTGGGGTTATGATTCTAAGCTCATTTAGGCCAAAATTCTTCATTGCTCTTGCAGTAGCACCGATATTCTCACCCATTTGCGGTGCAACTAATATTATAACCGGGTTAAAATCGTTCATCTAAACTCTCATAACATGACAAGTATAAGCGATTGCTACGGCATCAGCTTCATCAGAGTTAGTAATAGCGGAAGTTCCAGGCAGTAAAAGCTTGATCATATGCAAAATCTGGTCTTTCTCTGCATGCCCATAACCGGTCACGGTTTTTTTTATCGTATTAGGTTTAAACTCCCGCATGTCCAGATTATATCTACCAATTAGCGACATTATCGCACCTCTAGCATAGCCAAGCTTTAACGAAGTCACGTTATTAGTATTAACAAATGTTTCTTCAATCACTGCCATATCAGGTTTATATTCTAATATTACTTTTTCTAACGTATTATTGATAAACGCAAGTCTATTATGTATTTCATCTTTGCTGCTGGTTTTAATAGTACCGCTAGCTAAATATTTCAGCTTTGCGGTATCCTTTGCAACCACAGCCCATCCAAGACTCCCAAGTGCCGGATCAATCCCAAGTACTATCATGATTATTTTTTTAATATTATTTTTTTGAAATCGTCATTGCAAGCGACTGTAAGGAGCGTGGCAATCTTATCAAATATCCCGAGGTCGCTTCGTCAATTACTTCGTAATTTTCCTCGTAATGACGCTTAAATTGATCATATCTTCATATACTGATAAAATTCTTGGTTATTCTCCCACAACTCACGAACCTTAACAAACAGGAATAAATGAACGGGAAAGCCGAAGAATTTCTCCATTTGCATTCGGGATTTTGCTCCAATCCCCTTAATTTTAGAGCCATTTTTACCGAGAATTATAGTTTTGTAACTTTCTCTTGATACTATTATAACCTGATTAATTTTTACTGATTTGTCTTTAAGCTCTTCCCATTTTTCGGTTTGTACAGTTAGTTTATATGGGAGTTCTTGCTGTAAATTAAAAAATAATTGCTCTCTTGTGATTTCTGCCGCAATAAAACGCATCGGTAAATCCGTTATATCGTCTTCTGCATAAAGCCAAGGAGAAATTTTTGCCTTACTTGTTATATATTCAAGTAATCCATCAATATTTTTGCCCGATAGCGCAGAGATAGGAAAAACTAAACCATCAGGATGATTTCCTGTTAAAAAAGCGTTAATCTCATCTAGATATTTTGACGTAACATCTATTTTGTTCAATAAAAATACCGGCACAATATTAAGTGAACGAAGTTTATCTAAAATATTACGTGTTATATCATCAAACGGCTTTAAACTATCGATAATCAACATAACTATATCGGCATTATGCAAACTTGACCAAGCACATCTGACCATCGCTTTTTCGAGCGTTCCTTTCGGCTCAAATATACCGGGCGTATCGTATAAAATTACCTGCGTATTCTTTAAAGTAATAATACCGGTAATAATTGACCTAGTAGTTTGAACTTTTGGGGTAACTATTGAAAGCTTCTCACCGATTATTCTATTTAATAAAGTAGACTTCCCGCTATTTGGTCTACCGATTATACAAACCGAAATTGTTTTTTGGCGCTGCTGCTTATCCATCATAATAACTTAAGCCCATGCAATAAGCTTCTAGCTGCGTCTTTCTCTGCTTCTTTTATCGAGTGACCAACACCTGTTTGTTCATAATCTTTTACTTTTACAAGAACCGTAAAAATTGATGAATGAGCTACTCCCTCTCTTTTAATGAGTTGATATATGGGTAGATGATGTTCTCTAGCTTGAGTCCATTCTTGTAAAGCAGTTTTTGGGTCATAATCCGTCAAATCTTTAACATTTATAAATTCTACCCATAATTTCCCGATAATATTATGAGTTGTTTCAATATCGCTATCAAGATATATAGCAGCGATCAAAGCTTCTGTAGTATTTTCTATATTATTAGGGTTATCACGCCCACCTGCTACTTCTTCACCATGAGTCATAATTATATAATCTTTTAGAGTAAGCTTAGCACCAACCATACATATTGTTTCTTTACAAACTAAATATGATCTAATTTTAGCTAAATTCCCTTCGTTATAATCTTTAAAACTACTAAATAAAATTTCTGTAATTACTAAATTTAATACTGCATCACCTAAAAATTCCAACCGCTCATAATCTTTATCATCCTTGTACTCATGATGTTGTCTTAAAGACGGGTGACTTAACGCCTCTATTAAAAGCTCTTTATTTTTGAAACTATAACCGAGTAATTTTTCTAATTCGTTAAATGCTATCATTAAACCTCTGATAAATGTGACGTCGATGTAGACGAGATTTAATTTGGAAAGAGCAAGGCACTTTGAAGCTTATAACCGTAGCATAGTTATACTACGTGAGTATTATAAGCGAGAAGTAACGCCGACAATTTTTCAAATTAAACGAGTATACTAATCCATGCTATAAAGATTCTTGAGAATTCTATTTAGTCTAACAGACTCAATCCATGGCTTTAACTTTAATATTAGATTAATAACTCCTATATCATTATCCCACCAAGTTATTTTTGTTGAGAACCAGATAAATTGTGCTTTAGCAATAAAATTTTCAAATGGTACAAATCCAAGATTTACTCTACTATCATTTGACTGATCTCTATTATCTCCTAAAAAGAAATATTTTCCTTCAGGTACATAGAAAACATCAGTATTACCGTACCTATCATCAGATATAATGCCAAAAACAGGAGCAAGCTTATAAGAAAAATAAGTTCTGCCGTTTGGCAAAGTTTCTTTAAATTTCAAATATTTTCTTCCCTCTTCGCTTATATAAGTTCCAACTTCCGTGCGTTCTATTTTTTTGTCGTTAATATATATTACGTCATCAATCAATTGAATTTTATCGCCGGGTATCCCTATTAAACGCTTTATATATCTAACACTCATATCGTTAGGAGGGCGAAAAACTATAATATCTCCACGCTCAGGTTCACATGCAAATACCCGCCCTTTAAAAAGAGGGATGAAATCAAAGAATGACAAAGAATAATTACTATAACCATAACTATATTTTGTGGAAAAAACATAATCATTCTCAAGTATGGTTGCTTTCATAGAACCGGTCGGAACGGTAAACGGCTCCATAACAAGTATTCTAATAAGTAAAGCGACACATATTACAAAAGCAAAAGAACCCCACTCTTGCATTGTAGTTTTAGTATTATTTGATTTTGTGTTATCAGTTTGCATAATATATGTCTTTTTTTATGGATTAATGTCATTCCTGCGAAAGCGGGAATCTAGTAAAATATATAATTATTGTACTAACATTAAGGTTATTTTATGGATTCCTGCTTTCGCAGGAATGACATCTTAAACGTTCATATAGCACTGGACCTCAAGCCACACTTAACTCTTTATCCTCTCTTCAATCTCGCTTCTAAAATGACGTATCAGTCCTTGAATCGGCCAAGCTGCCGCATCGCCTAAAGCACAAATAGTATGCCCCTCTATTTCTTTCGTAACGTTAAGGAGCTCGTCTATTTCGGATTTTTTGGCATTACCTTTAACTAGCCGCATCATAACTCGCCACATCCAGCCCGTACCCTCACGGCAAGGAGTACATTGTCCACACGATTCATGCATATAAAATTTACTAAGGCGGGCTATAGCATAAATAATATCGGTAGATTTATCCATAACTATAATACCGCCTGTACCAAGACCGGAACCTGCCGTTCTCAAAGCATCAAAATCCATATCTACTTCACATAATGACTTAGGAAGTAAAGGAACAGAAGAACCACCCGGTATTATTGCTTTAAGATTATCCCAACCGCCTCGAACACCACCGGCGTATTTCTCAATCAATTCTTTTAATGGGACCCCCATTGCTTCTTCAACATTGCAAGGCTTGTTAACATGGCCGGATATGCAGAAAACCTTAGTTCCCGTATTGTTAGGTTTACCTATACCAGCAAACCAGCTAGCTCCTCGTCTTAAAATGGTCGGTACTACTGCGATAGACTCAACATTATTTATAGTAGTCGGGCAGCCATATAACCCAAAGCCGGCAGGAAAAGGAGGCTTCAGCCGTGGCATACCTTTTTTACCCTCTAAGCTTTCAAGCAATGCCGTTTCTTCGCCACAAATATAAGCACCCGCACCACGATGTAGATAAATATCACAATCGAAGCCTGAACCGCAAGCATTCTTTCCTATTAACCCGTCTTTATAAGCTTCATCTAATGCACGCTGAATATTAGAAGCTTCATTATAAAACTCACCTCTAATATAGATATAACAATTATTCGCTCCTATAGCAAAGCTTGCAAGCAAACAGCCTTCTATCAATTTATGCGGCTCAGACCTTAATATATCACGATCTTTGCATGTGCCAGGCTCAGACTCGTCAGCATTTACTACTAAATAGCAAGGCTTCTCAGAATTTTTAGGCATAAAAGACCATTTCATACCGGTAGAAAACCCAGCACCGCCTCGCCCTCTAAGTCCTGATTTCTTAACCTCTTCAATAATGAAGCCTCTACCTTTATCAAGCAAAGCTTTAGTATTATCCCAATCGCCTCGCTTCTTGCTAGATTTTAAATCATGGCTTTGCTGTCCATGTAGATTAGTAAAAATTTTGTCTTCTTCTTTTAGCATACACTCTCTTAGAAATTACGGTATGTACGTTTATGTCATTCCCGCGGAGGCGAGAATCCAGAAAAAACATTCGAAAGGCTGGATTCCCGCCTCCGCGGGAATGGCATATAACACTCTTTACTTCTTCTTCTCAAACTTTCTATTAGCAAACACTGTAAGTATTGGAGCTGATATAAAAATCGAGGAATAAGTGCCGGCTATTATCCCAAAAAATACAAGTACGCTAAAACTACGGATCGCCTCACCACCAAAAAGAATAAGGGCTAAATTGGCAAGTAGCGTAGTAATTACCGTTAAAATAGTTCTTGATAAAGTCTCATTAATACTTAAATTTATAATTTGCGTAATGTCTTTTTTATGATATTTGCGTAAATTCTCTCTAATCCTATCATATATTACTACTGAATCATTAACGGAATAACCTATAATAGTTAACACTGCGGCAATAGTACTTAAGTTAAAATCAAGCTTTGTCATACTCATAAACCCAAGAGCAAGTATTACATCATGCACTAAAGCGATAAGTATACCAAGACCAAAATACCACTCAAAACGCAACCAAATATAAACCATAATCGCTAAGAAAGAAAACAACATTGCCATAGTCCCTGCTTCTATTAACTGTTTACCAACCTGCGGACCGACAAAATCTACCTTACGATATTCAAACTTATATGGAAAATTATTTTGCAAAGACGCTTTAATTAGCTCAATATTTTTCATAAGATTTTCTTCACTACTACTACCGAATCTAATTGATAGATCACGCTCACTACCGAAATTTTGTAAGACCACCTCACCTATTCCAAGCTCGCCTAGAACCCCCCGCATTCTTGGCAAATCAGGGGCTTGATCAAGCCTTACTTCAATAACTATACCGCCGGCAAAATCAATACCGAAATTAAATTTATATATACCGATCCAAATAAAGCTAATAAGTGATAAAATAATTGAGAAACTGTAGCTGACTTTTTTAAAGTTCATAAAATCAAAATTGATTTTATTCGGTAAAAGCCTTAAAGGGTAAATTTGCATTATTACTATTTCGTTGAATGAAAGTTATATACTACTTGTACTTCAAGAACCCTCATTTTATTTTGAGAGGTGAACACCCACAGCCTATACTTAATAGGTGAGGATGCAAATCCTTGATAAAATGAAAGAACAATTCTTGAAATACAGGCAGTATATTTGTATTATATAGTAAATTCAAAAAGGTTAAATGATTTTTTATGTCAGAAGTAGTAGTAAAAGAACAATTAGAGCAGTATATAAGCAAAATAGAAAGATTAGAACAAGAAAAAGCTGATTTATCGGAAGAAGTCAAAAATATTTTCCAAGATGCTTCTTCACATGGATTTGATGTTAAGGCTATGAAATCTATATTGAAACTAAAGAAATTAGATAAAGATAAACTTGCCGAGCAGGACGCTATGCTTGAACTTTATAGAGATACTTTAGGAATTTAGTGTCTTGCTACGTAGATTAATGCCATTCCCACGAAAGCGGGAATCTAGAATTCTCCTTGTCATCCCGTGGCTTGACCGCGGAATCCAGAAAAACAATAAGAGATACTGATGACTTTAGTATTTTAAACTGGATCCCGTGATCAAGTCGCGGAATGGCAGCAGTGAAATCAATCCACGCAATAATGCTGAGCTAGGAATGACGTTAGCTGCGAATATTCTTAAGCTTCTGCTGCTTTGGCTTCAAGTTTTTTAGAAACATGAACGTATCTTTCCTTAATTCTAGCCGACTTACCGCTTCTTTCTCTTAAATAGTAGAGTTTAGCACGACGAACTACCCCGTACTTTACTACATCAATAGAGTGTACTATCGGCGAGTAAATCATAAAGCGTCTCTCAACACCTTCACCGTGACTAATTTTACGTACTAAAAAAGATGAGGTAATGCCACGATTTCTTTTAGCGATAACTACACCTTCATAAGCTTGAAATCTTTCTGATAGCTTTTCCTTACCGTCTTTTTCAATTGATCTATCGATAATTTTAACGGTTACTTTAACTGTATCACCGGCTTCAAAATCAGGGATCTTTTTATTTGCCGTAAGTTTTGAAATATTTTCTTGTTCAAAACTATCAATAATATTCATTTTATTAACTCCATACTATAAATCTTTAAGTAACTCCGGACGGCGTAATTTAGTAATCATAAGAGACTGCTCTCTTTTCCATTCATTAATTAGTTTATGATTACCGGATAATAAAACACTCGGTACAGCTCGATCGCGCCAAATTTCAGGTCTTGTATATAGACCGCATTCAAGCCCTCCTTTAAATTCCCCGTCTTCTTCAAAAGACTCGGAAGATAAGGTATTTTGATTTATCAACACCTCAGGAAGTAGCCTAATTAAGCAATCAAGAATGGTAAGAGTAGGTATTTCTCCGCCGGATAAAATGTAGTCACCCACACTAATTTCCATGATATTATACTCTTCAATTACACGTTCGTCAATCCCTTCATAACGTCCGCATAAGAATATAAGATTTTGACCCTGTAACATCTCTTTAGCAAAGCTTTGGGTAAAGACTCTACCGCGAGGTGATGGATAGTAAATCTGAGCATTAGGATTTAAAGATAAAGCATGATCTATGCTACTACCTAGAACATCAGGACGCATTATAAGCCCGCTACCTCCTCCGTAAGCCTCATCATCAACATTTTTGTGCTTAGTTAGACCGAAATCTCGAATATTTATAACGTCATATGACCAAATATTTTTTTTCAGAGCCCGACCTGCTAAAGAATGTCCTAGAGCCCCGGGGAACATTTCAGGAAAAACGGTTAAGATTGTGGCGCGTAATAGAAGCATATTTTTAAAATAGTGCATAGTACCAATTAATACAATACAATTATAATTTGATTATCTACCCCATCCCCTGTTCTATAATCTTCTTTTCTTTGTTTTCTAGTAGCAGTTGTTGCGTCACTTCTAAATGCTTCAGCTTTTTGTTGATTCGTTTTATAAGCTTGATCGCTTTGTTGTTTTTTAAGTTTCGCTTCCTTATCAGCTGCCATATAACGACTTTTTATTTTCTCTAAGCGTCTCATGGCATCTTTATCTAAACTAACACCTGTTTCTTTTGCTTGCTGCTCTATTTTTAATGCGACCTTATAACCTTCGGCTGCGTTTTTAGCTATAACTTGCCTTTCTATAA includes the following:
- the nuoF gene encoding NADH-quinone oxidoreductase subunit NuoF, with the translated sequence MLKEEDKIFTNLHGQQSHDLKSSKKRGDWDNTKALLDKGRGFIIEEVKKSGLRGRGGAGFSTGMKWSFMPKNSEKPCYLVVNADESEPGTCKDRDILRSEPHKLIEGCLLASFAIGANNCYIYIRGEFYNEASNIQRALDEAYKDGLIGKNACGSGFDCDIYLHRGAGAYICGEETALLESLEGKKGMPRLKPPFPAGFGLYGCPTTINNVESIAVVPTILRRGASWFAGIGKPNNTGTKVFCISGHVNKPCNVEEAMGVPLKELIEKYAGGVRGGWDNLKAIIPGGSSVPLLPKSLCEVDMDFDALRTAGSGLGTGGIIVMDKSTDIIYAIARLSKFYMHESCGQCTPCREGTGWMWRVMMRLVKGNAKKSEIDELLNVTKEIEGHTICALGDAAAWPIQGLIRHFRSEIEERIKS
- the secF gene encoding protein translocase subunit SecF — its product is MQIYPLRLLPNKINFDFMNFKKVSYSFSIILSLISFIWIGIYKFNFGIDFAGGIVIEVRLDQAPDLPRMRGVLGELGIGEVVLQNFGSERDLSIRFGSSSEENLMKNIELIKASLQNNFPYKFEYRKVDFVGPQVGKQLIEAGTMAMLFSFLAIMVYIWLRFEWYFGLGILIALVHDVILALGFMSMTKLDFNLSTIAAVLTIIGYSVNDSVVIYDRIRENLRKYHKKDITQIINLSINETLSRTILTVITTLLANLALILFGGEAIRSFSVLVFFGIIAGTYSSIFISAPILTVFANRKFEKKK
- the ruvC gene encoding crossover junction endodeoxyribonuclease RuvC translates to MIVLGIDPALGSLGWAVVAKDTAKLKYLASGTIKTSSKDEIHNRLAFINNTLEKVILEYKPDMAVIEETFVNTNNVTSLKLGYARGAIMSLIGRYNLDMREFKPNTIKKTVTGYGHAEKDQILHMIKLLLPGTSAITNSDEADAVAIAYTCHVMRV
- a CDS encoding IS1-like element transposase, which translates into the protein MSINGSGVRDTVRVLKVGINTVIRVLKKI
- a CDS encoding IS1 family transposase, translating into MEDFKVTFYFTDGWGSYARLLDPKKHIVSKKYTQRIERGNLNLRTRCKRLTRKTICFSKSLDIHDKVIGTLIERIAF
- the era gene encoding GTPase Era; its protein translation is MDKQQRQKTISVCIIGRPNSGKSTLLNRIIGEKLSIVTPKVQTTRSIITGIITLKNTQVILYDTPGIFEPKGTLEKAMVRCAWSSLHNADIVMLIIDSLKPFDDITRNILDKLRSLNIVPVFLLNKIDVTSKYLDEINAFLTGNHPDGLVFPISALSGKNIDGLLEYITSKAKISPWLYAEDDITDLPMRFIAAEITREQLFFNLQQELPYKLTVQTEKWEELKDKSVKINQVIIVSRESYKTIILGKNGSKIKGIGAKSRMQMEKFFGFPVHLFLFVKVRELWENNQEFYQYMKI
- the trmD gene encoding tRNA (guanosine(37)-N1)-methyltransferase TrmD; the encoded protein is MLLLRATILTVFPEMFPGALGHSLAGRALKKNIWSYDVINIRDFGLTKHKNVDDEAYGGGSGLIMRPDVLGSSIDHALSLNPNAQIYYPSPRGRVFTQSFAKEMLQGQNLIFLCGRYEGIDERVIEEYNIMEISVGDYILSGGEIPTLTILDCLIRLLPEVLINQNTLSSESFEEDGEFKGGLECGLYTRPEIWRDRAVPSVLLSGNHKLINEWKREQSLMITKLRRPELLKDL
- the rnc gene encoding ribonuclease III produces the protein MIAFNELEKLLGYSFKNKELLIEALSHPSLRQHHEYKDDKDYERLEFLGDAVLNLVITEILFSSFKDYNEGNLAKIRSYLVCKETICMVGAKLTLKDYIIMTHGEEVAGGRDNPNNIENTTEALIAAIYLDSDIETTHNIIGKLWVEFINVKDLTDYDPKTALQEWTQAREHHLPIYQLIKREGVAHSSIFTVLVKVKDYEQTGVGHSIKEAEKDAARSLLHGLKLL
- the rplS gene encoding 50S ribosomal protein L19; this translates as MNIIDSFEQENISKLTANKKIPDFEAGDTVKVTVKIIDRSIEKDGKEKLSERFQAYEGVVIAKRNRGITSSFLVRKISHGEGVERRFMIYSPIVHSIDVVKYGVVRRAKLYYLRERSGKSARIKERYVHVSKKLEAKAAEA
- a CDS encoding RNA methyltransferase is translated as MNDFNPVIILVAPQMGENIGATARAMKNFGLNELRIITPRDGWPNEQARSNAVGAVNIIDNAKVYDSLEDSIKDLEYLYATTCIKRTMNKDYVFSQNLPLDYPNSEKVGIMFGRENNGLSNEEIVLSNKIITINTTEFSSLNIAQAVIIICYELFRNSMPREDIYNIQKLTTKEEIEHFLTNLFEKLDKVGFFKAPDKKPAMKQNITNIFTRINNLSSPEVQILHGIIKSLNR
- the lepB gene encoding signal peptidase I; amino-acid sequence: MQTDNTKSNNTKTTMQEWGSFAFVICVALLIRILVMEPFTVPTGSMKATILENDYVFSTKYSYGYSNYSLSFFDFIPLFKGRVFACEPERGDIIVFRPPNDMSVRYIKRLIGIPGDKIQLIDDVIYINDKKIERTEVGTYISEEGRKYLKFKETLPNGRTYFSYKLAPVFGIISDDRYGNTDVFYVPEGKYFFLGDNRDQSNDSRVNLGFVPFENFIAKAQFIWFSTKITWWDNDIGVINLILKLKPWIESVRLNRILKNLYSMD
- a CDS encoding mitochondrial fission ELM1 family protein; this encodes MHNSENPLGVIPWLDHGIQKITKNTNNISIFSWIPRSSRGMTTEESSHTTAPKLATDYTLIKLQYNCLAKLPNFLLKYYPIHIKSELLQDIIAEPLPDIIITAGRRTAVLAFYLKKKLKKDINLIQIMQPSLPYDAFATVILPYHDLSNNQNVIPWLDHGIQKKIKEDWIPRSSRGMTIPISGAINNVTAKFTAASLELHKHYPNLKQFIAVMIGGNNKKFNFNGDEAVLFSSLLNKIYTNQKIPFFITFSRRTPQAVKSIIKNNMPVSVIIYDPNEDTGYNPYIAMLANAKYIISTADSISMCSEAASSGKPLYIFCPPNFNSSKHKIFIKQLVEQKIARIFDESVTMLGEYNYKPLNEAERVAEIIKSLVKSW
- a CDS encoding DUF2312 domain-containing protein, giving the protein MSEVVVKEQLEQYISKIERLEQEKADLSEEVKNIFQDASSHGFDVKAMKSILKLKKLDKDKLAEQDAMLELYRDTLGI